The proteins below are encoded in one region of Aestuariivirga litoralis:
- a CDS encoding chaperone modulator CbpM: MILKRREFLAKASIDDQTLDVWLSEEWLIPSEAAQGEAFTEADVARAHLIHDLEEDLGVNSAGISVALHLLDQLHGLRNAVKTRH; encoded by the coding sequence ATGATTCTCAAACGCAGGGAATTCCTGGCCAAAGCCAGCATCGATGATCAGACACTGGATGTCTGGCTGTCAGAAGAATGGCTGATCCCGTCAGAAGCCGCCCAAGGCGAAGCCTTCACCGAAGCCGATGTGGCCCGCGCGCATTTGATCCACGATCTTGAAGAAGATCTCGGCGTGAACAGCGCCGGCATCAGCGTGGCGTTGCATCTGCTCGATCAGCTCCACGGCTTGCGGAATGCCGTGAAGACCAGGCACTGA
- a CDS encoding DnaJ C-terminal domain-containing protein, which translates to MRDPYEILGVGKSASTDDIRTAYRKLAKKSHPDLNPGDKKAEERFKELNAANDLLSDNEKRAKYDAGVIDAAGNEKPQPRQYYRDYAGAGAANPRYQSSGGFSDFDGFDDVLADMFARQTQARRNARGADVNYRLTVSFLDAINGASQRITLPDGSNLDVKIPAGIETGKSIRLKGKGQPSHGTGGSGDALIEVTVARHPDFTREGNDILLDLPVSIKEAALGGPVRTPTASGAVMLNIPPGSSTGTQMRLKGKGVAGKGDQIVRLKIVMPKVPDAKLNEFLKTWEPEGDPRAEVKS; encoded by the coding sequence GTGCGCGATCCCTATGAAATTCTGGGTGTTGGCAAGTCGGCTTCAACCGATGACATCCGCACGGCCTATCGCAAGTTGGCGAAAAAAAGTCACCCAGACTTGAACCCTGGCGACAAGAAAGCCGAGGAACGTTTCAAGGAACTGAATGCGGCCAATGATCTGCTGTCTGACAATGAGAAGCGCGCCAAGTATGATGCGGGCGTCATCGACGCCGCCGGCAATGAAAAACCGCAGCCACGCCAATATTACCGCGACTATGCGGGCGCTGGCGCAGCTAATCCCCGTTACCAGTCGTCGGGAGGATTTTCTGATTTTGATGGTTTTGACGATGTGCTGGCGGATATGTTCGCGCGGCAAACGCAAGCGCGCCGCAATGCGCGGGGAGCCGATGTGAATTACCGCCTGACTGTTTCGTTCCTCGATGCCATCAATGGCGCCAGCCAGCGTATCACGCTGCCCGATGGTTCAAATCTCGATGTGAAGATTCCAGCAGGAATCGAAACCGGCAAATCGATCCGCCTCAAGGGCAAAGGCCAACCCAGCCATGGCACCGGCGGATCAGGCGATGCACTGATCGAAGTGACAGTGGCCCGCCATCCGGATTTCACCCGTGAGGGCAACGACATTCTGCTCGACTTGCCTGTCTCGATCAAAGAGGCGGCCTTGGGCGGCCCGGTGCGCACGCCCACAGCCTCCGGTGCTGTGATGCTAAACATTCCGCCCGGCAGCTCCACCGGCACCCAGATGCGCCTGAAGGGCAAGGGCGTAGCCGGCAAGGGCGATCAGATCGTGCGGCTGAAGATCGTGATGCCCAAAGTGCCGGATGCAAAGCTCAATGAATTCCTGAAGACGTGGGAGCCGGAAGGCGATCCGCGCGCAGAGGTGAAATCATGA
- a CDS encoding SH3 domain-containing protein: MSNLIRLSLTTALLIGISAPSAFAGMCEGTVHGLSRHYNPATGAGFLAVRAGPKASASQIGELFNGDRVEIFDRKGGWYRLASESDSSIDGWASVKWVRANCGW, encoded by the coding sequence ATGTCAAACTTGATCCGTCTTTCACTCACCACTGCCTTGCTCATCGGCATTTCCGCACCGTCGGCCTTCGCCGGCATGTGCGAAGGAACCGTCCACGGCCTCTCGCGCCACTACAACCCCGCCACGGGTGCAGGCTTCCTTGCCGTGCGTGCCGGGCCGAAGGCATCCGCCAGTCAGATCGGCGAACTTTTCAACGGCGACCGTGTCGAAATCTTCGACCGCAAGGGCGGCTGGTACCGTTTGGCCTCTGAATCGGATTCGTCGATTGATGGCTGGGCCTCTGTCAAATGGGTACGCGCCAATTGCGGTTGGTGA
- the tsf gene encoding translation elongation factor Ts, which translates to MAEITAALVKDLREKTGVGMMDCKAALTATGGNIEEAIDWLRAKGLAKAAKKSTRVAAEGLVGICVKGTTAAVVEVNSETDFVARNEKFQAMVAEISKLALAADSSTEKLKVMPYPGTAHSVETFVAEMVATIGENMTVRRTAALSVKQGVIGSYVHNQVAPGMGKIGVLVALESAGKAEQVAEFGRLLSMHIAATNPIAMNLESIPKDVLAREAAVLEEKNAGKPANVMEKIVASGLKTYAKENCLLEQAYVHDGAKTVTQAAGEAGKAAGGDITITGYVRFQLGEGIEKAEDDFAAEVAKMSGTEKA; encoded by the coding sequence ATGGCTGAGATCACCGCTGCACTGGTGAAAGACCTGCGCGAAAAAACTGGCGTCGGCATGATGGATTGCAAGGCCGCGCTCACCGCGACCGGCGGCAACATCGAAGAAGCAATTGATTGGCTGCGCGCCAAGGGCCTGGCCAAGGCCGCCAAGAAATCCACCCGCGTGGCCGCTGAAGGCCTCGTTGGCATCTGCGTCAAGGGCACCACGGCTGCTGTCGTTGAAGTGAATTCCGAAACCGACTTCGTGGCGCGTAACGAGAAATTCCAGGCCATGGTGGCCGAGATTTCGAAGCTGGCTTTGGCCGCTGACAGCTCCACTGAAAAGCTGAAGGTCATGCCGTATCCGGGCACGGCGCATTCGGTTGAAACCTTCGTTGCTGAAATGGTCGCCACCATCGGCGAGAACATGACGGTGCGCCGCACGGCAGCTCTCTCGGTGAAGCAGGGCGTCATCGGCTCCTACGTCCACAACCAGGTGGCACCCGGCATGGGCAAGATCGGTGTGCTGGTTGCGCTGGAATCAGCAGGCAAGGCCGAACAGGTGGCTGAATTTGGCCGTCTGCTCTCGATGCACATCGCTGCCACCAACCCCATCGCCATGAACCTTGAATCGATCCCCAAGGATGTGCTGGCGCGCGAAGCTGCTGTTCTCGAAGAAAAGAACGCTGGCAAGCCCGCAAATGTGATGGAAAAGATCGTGGCTTCGGGCCTCAAGACTTATGCCAAGGAAAACTGCCTGCTCGAGCAAGCTTACGTGCATGACGGCGCCAAGACGGTGACGCAGGCCGCAGGCGAAGCCGGCAAGGCTGCGGGTGGCGACATCACCATCACTGGCTATGTGCGCTTCCAGCTGGGTGAAGGCATCGAAAAGGCCGAGGACGATTTCGCTGCCGAAGTCGCCAAGATGTCAGGCACCGAAAAGGCCTGA
- a CDS encoding class I SAM-dependent methyltransferase, translated as MATETLNLTPEVFAYYRGVAYREPAVLAELREETSKLSNSGMQIAAEQGAFMAMLASLVAPKHVLEIGTFTGYSSLAMALACNAKFVCADVSEDYTSVAKRYWAKAGVAARMDLRLTGGTAVINELLAAGKADTFDLMFIDADKSSYDSYYEGGLKLLRAGGLMMIDNVLWGGDVADPIKKDADTNALRSLNAKIQADERVQLSMVPIGDGVTLARKH; from the coding sequence ATGGCCACTGAAACCCTGAACCTCACACCAGAGGTCTTCGCCTATTACCGGGGCGTAGCCTATCGCGAACCAGCAGTGCTGGCCGAGTTGCGGGAGGAAACTTCCAAGCTCTCCAACTCCGGCATGCAGATCGCAGCGGAGCAGGGTGCCTTCATGGCCATGCTGGCATCTCTAGTGGCACCCAAGCACGTCCTGGAGATCGGAACCTTCACCGGTTATTCCAGTCTTGCCATGGCGCTCGCTTGTAACGCGAAATTCGTCTGCGCCGATGTGAGCGAAGACTACACCTCCGTCGCCAAGCGTTACTGGGCTAAAGCAGGTGTGGCCGCGCGGATGGACCTGCGCCTGACCGGTGGCACCGCCGTGATCAACGAGCTGCTGGCCGCGGGCAAAGCCGACACATTCGACCTGATGTTCATCGACGCCGATAAATCCTCCTATGATTCCTATTACGAAGGCGGCCTGAAACTTTTGCGCGCGGGCGGCCTGATGATGATCGACAATGTGCTCTGGGGTGGCGATGTCGCTGATCCCATCAAGAAAGACGCCGATACCAACGCCTTGCGCAGCCTGAATGCCAAGATCCAAGCTGATGAAAGAGTTCAGCTTTCAATGGTTCCGATCGGCGATGGCGTGACACTGGCCCGGAAACACTGA
- a CDS encoding DUF2339 domain-containing protein, which yields MTYLLVLAALVVAVIALRQVGDLKFRLSQIETKLEELLALREKLETPKNAASPAKAEPVAAPTSVKAPAEPKPAEVKAPAPALAAKAAAAASIASARPEPLKPALPPPSKSFNIENLLTTRLFVWLGAAAVALAGLLFVRYAAQHNLVPPIVRILVGLLLGGVLVAVGEYARRSIKDDKSYVPAGLSAGGLVTAFGSVYAAYALYDLLGPTAAFIGLALVAFGGLLLSLRQGPLIAAVGLLGAYGAPAMVVSPHPQALGFFIYLFVILAACFAILRQRPWLWLGFVSVLMSFLWSMLWLTSQGMDETSTWVIGLFALALGTISVFAVNPRKVFSAASGTIESLDKAAPELVLALAGMAAGALILGSMLPISLFALKAVILFGIGMAGVSAFGWFKQGKSHAALFAAGYTLLVLRLWVAPEVMQEMAATVWGQQLSSIDAMGFVTGQMPRYLTAVFVALVGFSALGAAGFLRKSETFSWALLAAASPVLYILHGWLCSDAYLSAQSWAWISIAAAAALLGLAWLRREGGTPTALLIGASAILLVFAADRLTQNVWLVLVIAGLSMAYVLLQRLFASPAVARIAAALGAVASILLFARHTFAPETLDALPWGKHWGLYGYGVPVLLFYAASHLLRADPKNFKARVSFEGLSLGLAISLVSVELRALISGYEPNGEFNLLELGCHVSAWLGAAVGLCYRQGFYSSLIAKWGARVLLAMSGLALLFGCLWIYSPLFNATAIEGGPVFNSLILAYLLPAGLILLIARRFEALELPDLREVLRGAGLFMIFIYVSLAVMRLFEGPVLSHNPSALEFYVLTLAWTALAGLWAAACWKWPSDGLRIGVLALAGLLGLSWLLGNLARYNPAIDPQAIAGGTIFNGLWLGYLAPAVAMVAAARARQLANWPKVGKELPAFALLFVLVFLSLELKRIFEGPVLGIPFISDAESYAMSALWLVFAIGLLVAGFKRNDAALRYGGLAVMVLALAKTFIYDLWQLGGLWQIASVMGMGLTLVGTGWLYTRLSRKVETDGH from the coding sequence ATGACATACCTGCTTGTTCTGGCCGCACTGGTCGTTGCCGTCATCGCCCTGCGCCAGGTGGGAGACCTGAAATTCCGGCTCAGCCAGATTGAAACCAAGCTGGAAGAATTGCTGGCCTTGCGCGAGAAACTTGAAACTCCAAAGAATGCCGCTTCACCTGCTAAAGCCGAACCCGTTGCAGCACCGACTTCCGTCAAGGCGCCTGCCGAGCCGAAGCCGGCCGAGGTAAAGGCGCCCGCGCCAGCGCTTGCTGCCAAGGCGGCTGCAGCGGCCTCAATTGCCAGCGCGCGGCCTGAACCTCTGAAGCCAGCGCTGCCGCCGCCTTCGAAATCGTTCAATATTGAAAACCTGCTGACCACCCGCCTGTTCGTCTGGCTGGGTGCCGCGGCTGTGGCGTTGGCCGGTCTGCTCTTTGTGCGCTACGCTGCGCAGCATAATCTGGTGCCACCCATCGTTCGCATTCTTGTCGGCTTGCTGCTGGGCGGCGTCCTGGTCGCGGTTGGCGAATATGCGCGCCGCTCCATCAAGGATGATAAATCCTATGTCCCGGCTGGCCTGTCTGCCGGTGGTCTCGTCACCGCCTTTGGCTCAGTCTATGCTGCCTATGCGCTTTATGATCTGTTGGGGCCAACAGCGGCCTTCATTGGGCTTGCGCTGGTCGCCTTCGGCGGACTGCTGCTATCGCTGCGGCAAGGGCCGCTGATCGCCGCCGTAGGACTGCTGGGTGCCTATGGCGCGCCAGCCATGGTGGTGTCACCGCACCCTCAGGCACTTGGCTTTTTCATCTACCTCTTTGTGATCCTCGCGGCCTGCTTCGCCATCCTGCGGCAAAGGCCATGGCTTTGGCTGGGCTTCGTGTCGGTGCTCATGTCCTTCCTGTGGTCCATGCTGTGGCTCACCTCGCAAGGCATGGATGAAACTTCAACCTGGGTCATTGGCCTGTTCGCACTGGCGCTGGGCACCATCAGCGTCTTTGCCGTGAATCCTCGCAAGGTTTTCTCGGCAGCTTCCGGCACTATCGAGTCGCTGGACAAGGCGGCACCTGAGCTTGTGCTGGCTTTGGCCGGCATGGCAGCGGGCGCGCTCATCCTCGGCTCCATGCTGCCCATATCGCTATTCGCACTGAAGGCCGTGATCCTGTTCGGCATCGGCATGGCGGGAGTCTCTGCCTTCGGCTGGTTCAAACAGGGCAAAAGCCATGCTGCTTTGTTTGCCGCCGGCTATACGTTGCTCGTCTTGCGGCTTTGGGTCGCTCCCGAAGTCATGCAGGAAATGGCCGCAACTGTGTGGGGCCAGCAACTGTCTTCCATTGATGCGATGGGCTTCGTCACCGGCCAGATGCCGCGTTATCTGACCGCCGTGTTTGTGGCCCTCGTAGGCTTTTCAGCCTTGGGTGCAGCAGGTTTCCTGCGCAAGTCGGAAACCTTTTCGTGGGCTCTGTTGGCGGCTGCCTCTCCTGTGCTTTACATTTTGCACGGCTGGCTTTGCTCTGATGCCTATCTGTCGGCTCAAAGCTGGGCCTGGATCAGCATCGCTGCCGCAGCGGCCTTGCTCGGCCTTGCTTGGTTGCGACGGGAAGGCGGCACGCCCACCGCGCTGCTCATCGGCGCCTCGGCGATCCTGCTCGTTTTCGCCGCTGACCGCCTGACCCAGAATGTCTGGCTTGTGCTGGTCATCGCGGGCCTCAGCATGGCCTATGTACTGCTGCAACGCCTGTTCGCGTCGCCCGCTGTGGCACGCATTGCCGCCGCACTCGGTGCTGTCGCTTCAATCCTGCTCTTCGCCCGCCACACCTTTGCGCCGGAGACTCTGGATGCGCTGCCCTGGGGCAAGCATTGGGGCCTCTATGGTTATGGGGTGCCCGTGCTGCTGTTCTATGCCGCTTCGCATCTGCTGCGCGCCGACCCAAAGAATTTCAAAGCCCGCGTGAGCTTCGAAGGCTTGAGCCTGGGCCTGGCGATTTCACTCGTCTCAGTCGAATTGCGCGCCCTCATTTCCGGCTACGAGCCCAATGGGGAATTCAATCTGCTGGAATTGGGTTGCCATGTGTCGGCCTGGCTCGGCGCTGCGGTGGGCCTGTGCTACCGCCAGGGCTTCTATTCCAGCCTGATCGCCAAATGGGGTGCACGCGTGCTGCTCGCCATGTCCGGCCTCGCGCTGTTGTTTGGCTGTCTGTGGATCTACAGTCCGTTGTTCAATGCTACGGCCATTGAGGGCGGCCCTGTCTTCAACAGCCTGATCCTGGCCTATCTGCTGCCTGCCGGATTGATCCTGCTGATCGCACGGCGCTTCGAAGCCTTGGAATTGCCGGACCTGCGCGAAGTCTTGCGCGGGGCAGGCCTGTTCATGATCTTTATCTATGTCTCGCTTGCCGTGATGCGCCTGTTTGAAGGCCCGGTCCTCTCGCACAATCCATCCGCGCTGGAATTCTACGTGCTGACGCTGGCCTGGACGGCTCTGGCGGGGCTTTGGGCCGCTGCCTGCTGGAAGTGGCCATCCGATGGCCTGCGTATCGGCGTGCTCGCCTTGGCGGGCCTTTTGGGGCTCTCCTGGCTGCTCGGCAATCTCGCGCGCTACAATCCTGCGATCGACCCGCAAGCCATCGCTGGCGGCACCATCTTCAACGGTCTCTGGCTGGGTTACCTCGCACCCGCTGTGGCAATGGTCGCTGCGGCGCGCGCCCGCCAGCTGGCAAATTGGCCAAAGGTGGGCAAGGAATTGCCGGCCTTCGCGCTGCTCTTCGTCCTGGTGTTCCTCAGTCTCGAACTGAAGCGCATCTTCGAAGGCCCGGTGTTGGGCATCCCCTTCATCTCGGACGCCGAATCCTATGCCATGTCGGCGCTGTGGCTGGTCTTTGCCATTGGTCTTCTGGTTGCGGGCTTCAAACGCAACGACGCGGCCTTGCGCTATGGCGGCCTCGCCGTGATGGTGCTCGCCTTGGCCAAGACCTTTATCTACGACCTCTGGCAATTGGGTGGCCTCTGGCAGATCGCTTCTGTCATGGGCATGGGCCTCACGCTGGTGGGCACCGGCTGGCTCTACACACGTCTGTCGCGCAAGGTTGAAACTGATGGCCACTGA
- a CDS encoding cupin domain-containing protein, with protein sequence MKECKVIRGGEGFHGKQGLDYFSGVSAESSNSTGICMHMLVIPPGAKAKPHYHENHETAIYQMEGVTEFHHGPNLEFTSRVEAGDYVYIPAGVPHQPYNPGDKPAKALIARTDPNEQESVVLIGAAS encoded by the coding sequence ATGAAGGAATGCAAGGTGATCCGCGGCGGTGAAGGTTTTCACGGCAAGCAGGGCCTCGACTATTTCAGCGGCGTCTCCGCCGAGAGTTCAAATTCAACCGGCATCTGCATGCACATGCTGGTGATCCCACCCGGCGCCAAGGCCAAGCCGCATTATCACGAGAACCATGAAACCGCGATCTACCAGATGGAGGGCGTGACCGAGTTTCACCACGGCCCCAATCTGGAATTTACCTCGCGGGTGGAGGCGGGCGATTATGTCTATATCCCTGCCGGCGTGCCGCACCAGCCCTACAATCCCGGTGACAAGCCGGCCAAAGCGCTGATTGCCCGCACCGATCCCAATGAGCAGGAGAGTGTGGTGTTGATCGGAGCTGCCTCATGA
- the lipB gene encoding lipoyl(octanoyl) transferase LipB, whose amino-acid sequence MSLVMLARNEIEVKISHADPVAWEASAGLTAYPDALARMESVAAGIAAGSEPERVWLLEHPALYTAGTSAKIEDLVEPNRFPVFDAGRGGQYTYHGPGQRVAYVMLNLAKRGGDVRAFVAALENWIMATLAEFGVQGERREDRVGIWVRHDGGEDKIAALGIRVRRGVTFHGISLNVSPDLNHFSGIVPCGVSEHGVTSLAALGVNVTLADVDAALRRTFVPIFGPISQQ is encoded by the coding sequence ATGTCTCTCGTGATGCTTGCCCGCAACGAAATTGAAGTCAAAATTTCCCATGCCGACCCGGTGGCATGGGAGGCGAGCGCGGGGTTGACGGCCTATCCCGATGCCCTGGCGCGGATGGAATCGGTTGCTGCGGGGATTGCCGCCGGGTCCGAACCTGAACGCGTCTGGCTGCTGGAGCACCCTGCCCTTTATACCGCTGGCACCAGCGCCAAAATTGAGGACCTGGTGGAGCCCAACCGTTTCCCGGTTTTCGATGCCGGGCGTGGCGGGCAATATACCTATCATGGCCCGGGCCAGCGCGTGGCCTATGTGATGCTGAATCTGGCCAAGCGCGGCGGCGATGTGCGCGCCTTCGTGGCAGCGCTGGAAAACTGGATCATGGCCACCCTCGCGGAGTTTGGCGTGCAGGGCGAGCGGCGCGAAGATCGCGTCGGCATCTGGGTGCGCCATGATGGTGGGGAAGACAAGATCGCAGCTTTGGGCATTCGCGTGCGGCGCGGTGTGACCTTTCATGGCATCAGCCTGAATGTGTCTCCCGATCTCAACCACTTTTCCGGCATCGTGCCCTGTGGTGTTTCCGAACATGGGGTGACCAGCCTTGCCGCGCTGGGCGTCAACGTCACGCTGGCCGATGTGGATGCCGCATTGCGCCGGACATTTGTGCCGATTTTCGGGCCGATTTCCCAACAGTAA
- the gstA gene encoding glutathione transferase GstA — translation MKLYFSPGACSMAPHILLNELGKKFEIEKVDLREKKTASGKDYRKINAKGYVPAIEMKKGEVLTEVGTILQYLADKAKATKLLPKAGTKARYHAMEMLNFVSSELHKGYSPLFNPGVPAEGKDALRQRVALRLTWLNDLLAKQKFVSGKSFGVADAYAFTVLNWSPGLGVDLTPFANIQRFMADMAKRPSVKKTLAAEAAAK, via the coding sequence ATGAAGCTTTATTTCTCACCCGGTGCCTGCTCGATGGCGCCGCATATTCTGCTCAATGAACTGGGCAAGAAGTTCGAGATCGAAAAGGTCGATCTGCGCGAGAAAAAGACCGCCAGCGGGAAGGACTACCGCAAGATCAATGCCAAGGGCTATGTGCCCGCCATCGAAATGAAGAAGGGCGAAGTGCTGACCGAAGTCGGCACCATCCTGCAATATCTGGCCGACAAGGCAAAGGCCACGAAGCTGCTGCCGAAGGCCGGCACCAAGGCGCGCTACCACGCCATGGAAATGCTGAACTTCGTGTCGTCAGAACTGCACAAGGGCTATAGCCCACTGTTCAATCCCGGCGTTCCGGCCGAGGGCAAGGATGCGCTGCGCCAGCGCGTCGCTTTGCGCCTCACTTGGCTCAATGATCTACTTGCCAAGCAAAAATTCGTCTCCGGCAAGAGTTTCGGTGTGGCTGATGCCTATGCCTTCACCGTGCTGAACTGGAGCCCCGGCTTGGGCGTTGATCTCACACCCTTTGCCAATATCCAGCGCTTCATGGCCGACATGGCCAAGCGCCCTTCGGTGAAGAAGACACTCGCGGCGGAAGCTGCAGCGAAGTAA
- the rimO gene encoding 30S ribosomal protein S12 methylthiotransferase RimO yields the protein MNAPLKAHNPKVGLVQLGCPKNLVDSERILTQLRAEGYTIAPGYDDADVVIVNTCGFLDSAKAESLAAIGEAMEENGRVIVTGCYGVEKDVINATHPGVLAVTGPHQYEQVVEAVHAALPPVHDPKFDLVPPQGLHLTPRHYSYLKISEGCNNRCSFCIIPAIRGDLVSRPMAAVMYEAERLVKAGVKELLVISQDTSAYGVDIKYATSKFKGRELRAKFYDMCKELGDLGAWVRLHYVYPYPHVDDVIPLMAEGKILPYLDIPFQHASPQVLKNMRRPANQEKVLERLAKWRGICPDLAVRSTFIVGFPGETDEDFEYLLQWQKEARLERVGCFKYEPVSGAKANDLGLPQVPDEVKAERYARFMENQQQISEEILASKVGREIDVLVDGIDTENDEAVARSQWDAPEIDGNVFIPGATDLKPGDMVRVRITEAEEYDLVGERV from the coding sequence ATGAACGCTCCTTTGAAAGCCCATAACCCCAAGGTGGGCCTGGTGCAGCTCGGCTGCCCGAAAAATCTGGTCGACAGCGAACGCATTCTCACCCAGCTGCGCGCCGAAGGCTATACGATTGCGCCCGGCTATGATGATGCCGATGTGGTGATCGTCAATACCTGCGGCTTTCTTGACAGCGCCAAGGCCGAAAGCCTCGCCGCCATCGGCGAAGCGATGGAAGAAAATGGCCGCGTGATCGTGACCGGCTGCTATGGCGTCGAGAAGGATGTGATCAACGCCACGCATCCCGGCGTGCTCGCCGTCACCGGCCCGCATCAGTATGAGCAAGTGGTGGAGGCGGTGCATGCCGCCTTGCCGCCGGTGCATGACCCGAAATTCGATCTGGTTCCACCGCAGGGCCTGCATCTCACACCCCGTCACTATTCGTATCTGAAGATTTCCGAGGGCTGCAACAACCGCTGTTCCTTCTGCATCATTCCGGCAATCCGTGGTGATCTCGTGTCACGCCCGATGGCGGCGGTGATGTACGAGGCGGAGCGTTTGGTGAAGGCCGGCGTGAAGGAGCTGCTGGTCATTTCGCAGGACACGTCCGCCTATGGCGTGGACATCAAATATGCCACGTCGAAGTTCAAGGGCCGCGAGCTGCGCGCCAAGTTCTACGACATGTGCAAGGAATTGGGCGATCTCGGCGCTTGGGTGCGCCTGCATTATGTTTACCCCTACCCACATGTGGATGATGTGATCCCGCTGATGGCGGAGGGCAAGATCCTTCCCTATCTCGACATCCCGTTCCAGCATGCCAGCCCGCAAGTTCTCAAGAACATGCGCCGCCCGGCGAACCAGGAAAAGGTGCTGGAGCGCCTGGCCAAGTGGCGCGGCATCTGTCCGGACCTCGCTGTGCGTTCCACTTTCATCGTGGGCTTTCCCGGCGAGACAGATGAGGATTTCGAATATCTGCTGCAATGGCAGAAGGAAGCGCGTCTGGAGCGCGTGGGCTGCTTCAAATATGAGCCCGTGTCTGGTGCAAAAGCCAATGACCTTGGCTTGCCGCAAGTGCCAGACGAAGTGAAGGCCGAGCGCTATGCGCGCTTCATGGAAAACCAGCAGCAGATTTCAGAAGAAATCCTGGCCTCGAAAGTGGGCCGCGAGATCGACGTGCTGGTCGACGGCATTGATACTGAGAATGATGAGGCGGTCGCACGCTCGCAATGGGATGCGCCGGAGATTGACGGCAATGTCTTCATCCCCGGCGCCACCGACCTGAAGCCCGGTGATATGGTCCGCGTACGGATTACCGAGGCCGAAGAATATGATCTGGTGGGTGAGCGGGTCTGA
- a CDS encoding prohibitin family protein, which translates to MSDIWSKNNNNRTPQPPLPFSPGIMRSGVAVIVILIAGVLALMNSWYTVDQGDRGILLTNGALSTVTGPGLHFKVPFLQRVEKISLRQQVVRWGSDQENGGGLPVMQGYSRDQQPADMRVTVNFHVPESEVANVYANYGSLEALADRVIARKAPQEIKTVFGQYDAVSVIQNRAKFNKDVSDAISKVTDGPVMIDSVQVENINFSSAYEQAVEARMTAQVEVQKQEQNLQQEKIKADIAVTQAQGRASSVKAEADASAYKTKIEGEATADAIRLRAAALANNPLLVDLTKAERWNGELPTTMVPGSATPFIDVTPTVKAP; encoded by the coding sequence ATGTCCGACATTTGGTCCAAGAATAACAATAACCGCACGCCGCAACCGCCGCTGCCGTTTTCACCCGGCATCATGCGCTCCGGCGTGGCCGTTATTGTAATTCTGATTGCAGGCGTTCTCGCGCTGATGAACTCATGGTACACGGTGGACCAGGGCGACCGGGGCATTCTCCTGACCAATGGTGCGCTGAGCACCGTCACCGGCCCCGGCCTGCATTTCAAGGTGCCGTTTCTGCAGCGCGTCGAAAAGATCAGCCTGCGCCAGCAGGTGGTCCGTTGGGGCAGTGACCAGGAAAATGGTGGCGGCCTTCCGGTCATGCAGGGTTACTCCCGTGACCAGCAGCCGGCCGATATGCGTGTCACCGTGAACTTCCATGTGCCGGAGAGCGAAGTCGCCAATGTCTATGCGAACTATGGATCGCTTGAAGCTCTGGCCGACCGTGTGATCGCCAGAAAGGCACCCCAGGAAATCAAGACCGTCTTTGGCCAGTATGATGCCGTGTCCGTCATTCAGAACCGCGCCAAATTCAACAAGGATGTGTCTGACGCCATTTCCAAGGTGACCGATGGCCCGGTGATGATCGACAGCGTGCAGGTCGAGAACATCAACTTCTCCAGCGCCTATGAACAAGCCGTCGAGGCGCGCATGACCGCGCAGGTTGAAGTCCAGAAGCAGGAACAGAACCTGCAGCAGGAAAAGATCAAGGCCGATATCGCCGTCACCCAGGCCCAGGGCCGCGCCAGCAGCGTGAAGGCCGAGGCTGATGCCTCCGCTTACAAGACCAAGATCGAAGGCGAAGCCACGGCCGATGCCATCCGCTTGCGTGCCGCGGCTTTGGCCAACAATCCGCTGCTGGTGGATTTGACCAAGGCCGAACGCTGGAACGGCGAATTACCCACCACCATGGTGCCCGGCTCAGCCACGCCGTTCATCGACGTGACGCCCACCGTAAAAGCACCCTGA